In Bacteroides sp., the sequence ATCTTGTCGGTGGTGATAGCTGGTCTGTGGATCGGCGGGGTCACGCTTCTGTCCGAACGCCTGGGCTCGCGCCTGGGCGGGATGATCAGCAACCTGCCCAGCACCATCCTGGTGTCGCTGCTGTTTATCGGCATCACCCAAAGTCCTGAATTTGCCGCCCAAGCCACAGTGACCGTCCCGCTGGGGATGACCATCAGCACGCTTTTCCTGTTTGCCTTTATCCTGCTGATCCCCCTGGGGCTGGGCTGGGCCCTGGCAGGAAGCATCACGACCTGGGTGGGCTTTGCCATCCTTTCCTCCTTTTTCCAGGACACCGGCAGGCTCACCTGGACGCTCATCTATTTTGCAGTAGCCATCGGCAGCTGGCTCATCGCTGAAAGGGTCCTGAAGATCCAGTCAGCTCCCAAAACGGGCAGGCGCTATACCTGGTGGCAGGTATTGATCCGGGCCGCCTTTGCCGGATCGGTCGTGGGTACCGCCGTGCTCATCGGCCGCAGCGGGTCGGCATTCTGGACCGGCATCTTTTCCACCTTCCCCGCCGTGATGTTATCTTCTATGGTCATCCTCACCCTCTCGGCAGGCCCCGCCTTTGCGCGCGCCCTCGGAAAGATCATGCTCCTTGCATCTACCAACATCATCATTTACGGCCATTTTACCGGCTTGTTGTTTCCGCGAATCGGACTTGCCTGGGGCTCGATCATCAGTTTTATCATTGCCTCCCTGTGGGTTTGGCTTTTAAAACCCCTCTTTGACCGAAGCAAATAACAAAAGCGCCGAAAGCCCTTGCGGGTAAGCTTTTTCTTATTATTTTGGCGTGTTAAAATTCAACCATCCAAACAAACTAAAATGAAAAAAAACAATTTTGTATTTCTGTTTGCCCTTTCCCTGATGCTCCTGTCAGGGATGACGTTCGCCCAGATTCAATATCAGCTTCCTCCTGAGGAGATCATTGAGCTGGTGGATGCCCCCTCCACACCTTCGATGGTGATCAGCCCCGACAACCAAACGGTATTGCTGATTGACAACCCCGATCTGCCCGGCATTGAAGACCTGGCCGCCCCTGAATATCGTCTGGCCGGCCTCAGGTTCAACCCGGTAACCAACGGTGGAAGCCGCGGAAGGTTCGGCACCGGACTACGTTTCATGAACCTCGACGGCACCAATGAGCGTCCTGTTCAAGGCTTGCCCAAAAGCCCCAAGATCAGCAACACTTCCTGGTCGCCCAACGGAAAGATGGTGGCCTTTACCCACACCACCGGCACAGGCATTGAACTTTGGGTAGCTGATGTGGAAACCTCTACAGCCCGCAAACTCACCGGCGAGGTGATCAACGATGTGCTGGGGAACAGCTTCTCCTGGCTTTCCGACAACAAGACCATCGTCTATTCAGCCATTCCCGAAGGGCGTGGCCCCACTCCCACCCGTCCCACTGTTGCAGATGGCCCGGTGGTGCAGGAAAGCATTGGCCGCAGGGCGGCAGTGCGGACCTTTCAGGACCTCCTGAAAGATCCTTACGATGAAGCCATTTTCGACTATTACGCTACTTCACAACTGGTGAAGATCGATCTGGACGGCAATAGCCAGAAGATCGGCGAGCCCGGAGTGATTTATTATTTCAACCCCTCGCCCGACGGACAATACCTGCTAACCACCACGGTACAGAAACCCTACTCCTATATCGTGCCTATGTATCGTTTTCCCCAGAAAATAGAACTGCTGGATATGAACGGTCGCCTGGTCCGCCTGTTGGTTGAGGTGCCCCTGACGGACAACCTGCCCCAGGGCTTCAGTTCCGTAAGAACCGGCGCCCGCAGCCACACCTGGCGTTCCGACAAACCCGCTTCGCTCTGGTGGGTAGAAGCCCTCGACGGTGGTGACCCCGCCGTGGAAGCCGAATACCGCGATCAGCTCTTTTACCTCGAGGCTCCCTTCACCGCTGAGCCCACCCCGAGCCTGCAACTCGAACTGCGCTATGGCGGCATCACCTGGGGACGCGACGACTTCGCAATGGTATCCGAAAGCTGGCGTGCCACCCGCAGAATGAAGCTCAGCTCCTTCAATCCGGGCGACGCTTCCCTGGCGATGAGCCTGCTGTTCGACCGCTCGATGGAAGACCGCTACAACGATCCCGGCCGCTTCGAGACCACCCTGAACGAATACGGGCGGAGGGTCCTGCAATTTGACCGCCGTCAGCGCTTCCTTTATCTGACCGGCCAGGGTGCATCGCCCGAAGGCAACCAGCCCTTCCTCGATGAATACGACCTGCGTACAGGCCTCACCAAGCGCCTGTGGCAGAGCGAGGCGCCATGGTATGAAATCCCTGTCAGCCTGGTGGATGCCGACCGCGGCCTGCTGATCACCCGCCGCGAATCGGTCGACGTACAACCCAATTATTATATGCGCGACCTGCGGCGAAACCGCCTCACACAGATCACCCATTTCCCCGATCCTTCGCCCAAACTGCGTGAGCTCCAGAAGGAACTGGTCCATTATGAACGGGCCGATGGCATTCCCCTTTCGGGAACGCTCTACCTGCCTGACGGCTTCCAGCCGGGCGTTGATGCCCCCCTGCCAACGATGCTATGGGCTTATCCGCGCGAGTTTAAAAGCGCCGACGCAGCAGGACAGGTCAGTGGTTCGCCCTACACCTATACCCGCGTAGGAGCCACTTCCGCCGTAATGCTCGCCACCCTGGGCTATGCCGTGCTCGACAACGCCAGCTTCCCCATCGTGGGCGAAGGCGATGAAGAACCCAACGACACCTTTGTCGAGCAGCTCGTAGCCAATGCTGAAGCCGCCATCAACAAGCTGGTGGAGATGGGCGTCACCGATCCCGATCGCGTAGCCGTTTCAGGGCACTCCTATGGAGCCTTTATGACCGCTAACCTGCTGAGCCATTGCGACCTCTTTGCCGCCGGCATCGCCCGCAGCGGCGCCTACAACCGCACCCTTACCCCCTTCGGCTTCCAGGGCGAGGAACGCACCTACTGGCAGTCACCCGAGGTGTATAATACCATGTCGCCCTTTATGAATGCCGACAAGGTCAAGGCACCCATGCTGCTCATCCACGGCATCGACGACAACAACTCGGGGACTTTCCCCATCCAGAGCGAGCGCTATTACGACGCCCTGCGCGGTCACGGCGCCACCGTCCGTCTGGTGATGCTCCCCCACGAAAGCCACGGCTATTCAGCCCGCGAATCGGTCCTCCACATGCATTGGGAGTGGATTAACTGGCTGGATAAATATGTGAAGAACCGGGTTGTGGAAAGGTAAGATGGTTCAAGGTTCAAGATTCAAGGTTCAAGGTTCAAGAGCTTGTCCGCTAACCAGCGGATTTAAGGTTTGAGGTTTGGAGTTTGGGGTTGAACCCGCGTTTTTGATGTCAGGCATCAGAAATCAGGGACCTTCCAGCCTCTTACCAGGCCCATACCATCCTCGGGGTTTATACGGTTTAAACCGTATAAACCCCGACTTTGATACGTCTGAACCATTAGGGAGCTGGCATTCTGAACGCAGTGAAGAATCTTGATCCTTCGCTTCGCTCAGGATGACAAGGTATTGGAAGGCTTAAAAATGATAAAACGTCCTACCCTTTAGCGGGCTGCTCCGAAGTTGCGCAGCTTATAGGTGAAGGTGAGCATAAAATAGCGGTTGAGGACATTGGATCGAACATCCTCCACGTAATTGCTGGTGACGTTACGCGACACGCTCTTGTTCTGGTCGAGCAGGTCGTTCACCCCGAGGGTCAGCTCGCCCTGATCATTGGCCAGAAATTTGCGCCCGAAGTTCACGTTCCAAAGCCAGTAATTCTCATTGAAATCCTCACCCAGACCGGTATACATATAGTTGAAAAGGTCGTTGCGCAGCACCCAGTGTTTCAGGAAGATCCAGGAGACCTTGGCCCCACTGAGGTGGTAGAAGTAATTGTTGTTGAGCTGGGGTCTGAGAGTATTCTCCACTACATTGTAATTGCCCCTGTAATGGAGGGTGAAATCAAGGTTCTCGCTGATGTTGCTGCTGAACACCACTCCAGCTGACAGGCTCATGGTGTTGG encodes:
- a CDS encoding prolyl oligopeptidase family serine peptidase; this translates as MKKNNFVFLFALSLMLLSGMTFAQIQYQLPPEEIIELVDAPSTPSMVISPDNQTVLLIDNPDLPGIEDLAAPEYRLAGLRFNPVTNGGSRGRFGTGLRFMNLDGTNERPVQGLPKSPKISNTSWSPNGKMVAFTHTTGTGIELWVADVETSTARKLTGEVINDVLGNSFSWLSDNKTIVYSAIPEGRGPTPTRPTVADGPVVQESIGRRAAVRTFQDLLKDPYDEAIFDYYATSQLVKIDLDGNSQKIGEPGVIYYFNPSPDGQYLLTTTVQKPYSYIVPMYRFPQKIELLDMNGRLVRLLVEVPLTDNLPQGFSSVRTGARSHTWRSDKPASLWWVEALDGGDPAVEAEYRDQLFYLEAPFTAEPTPSLQLELRYGGITWGRDDFAMVSESWRATRRMKLSSFNPGDASLAMSLLFDRSMEDRYNDPGRFETTLNEYGRRVLQFDRRQRFLYLTGQGASPEGNQPFLDEYDLRTGLTKRLWQSEAPWYEIPVSLVDADRGLLITRRESVDVQPNYYMRDLRRNRLTQITHFPDPSPKLRELQKELVHYERADGIPLSGTLYLPDGFQPGVDAPLPTMLWAYPREFKSADAAGQVSGSPYTYTRVGATSAVMLATLGYAVLDNASFPIVGEGDEEPNDTFVEQLVANAEAAINKLVEMGVTDPDRVAVSGHSYGAFMTANLLSHCDLFAAGIARSGAYNRTLTPFGFQGEERTYWQSPEVYNTMSPFMNADKVKAPMLLIHGIDDNNSGTFPIQSERYYDALRGHGATVRLVMLPHESHGYSARESVLHMHWEWINWLDKYVKNRVVER